The region ACCCATAAAACTCTTGTTTTCTGGAACGGCCATCCAAGTGGGATCGGCTTTATACAAATTTTTTATTTTCACTACCCTAAATTCCCCACTATTAAATTCATCAACTGGACCTGTATGATAGATTGCATACTCTTCAAAACTAACCGGATCTTCAAAATACACCATAACATGATAAGGAAATTCAGGATCTTCTGGATGAAAAAATACCAAAATATCTCCACTCTGTGCAACTTCAATATTTTTAGATAAAAAATCCATGTTCATTTCAATCAATACTCTCGCAGAGGCATAATTTGAAAAGCTATCCGGATTGATGTTATTTTTATCTATTTTAAAAATATTTGTTCCATAGAAAGGAATATCTGGATAGTTATATTTTTTAACATCTTCTTTAACAATTCCTTTATAACCTGTATTCTTTATCCAAT is a window of Defluviitoga tunisiensis DNA encoding:
- a CDS encoding DUF1175 domain-containing protein, producing MRKIIIFTCIFLSLICIIIFSLFWQKEEIVNTEKLSKQLIKIEDVDGNNYPDFLELDAQDSYSFSYWFNSIILNIINGYITLPSNYEDCAGLIRFAYKESLKKHDQNWIKNTGYKGIVKEDVKKYNYPDIPFYGTNIFKIDKNNINPDSFSNYASARVLIEMNMDFLSKNIEVAQSGDILVFFHPEDPEFPYHVMVYFEDPVSFEEYAIYHTGPVDEFNSGEFRVVKIKNLYKADPTWMAVPENKSFMGVYRFKILNY